In one Colletotrichum destructivum chromosome 2, complete sequence genomic region, the following are encoded:
- a CDS encoding Putative sec1-like protein produces the protein MAPRAGFNTEQIKDKARKDLLYLLEAVRGKKNLILERSLAGPIGTIVKVATLQEYGVDKFFFLENKNADTSQRNVIFIARGECARHAQTIAEQIRRLQRESQTGHEFHIFWVPRRTLVSDKLLEEAGVLGDVNISELPLYFFPLEKDVLSLELDESFRDLYLSRDVTPSFLLAKALMEIQQNHGLFPRIIGKGDNAKRVAELLARMRQEILAGEDANETNRGGLTPSTLIESVIIIDREVDFVTPLLTQLTYEGLIDEVFGIQNNQAEVDTTVVGAPSQSSTASAQARKRKIQLDSSDKLYEQLRDTNFAIVGSLLNKVARRLQNLQKDYEGRNSHKSIAELKDFVSKLPGYQAEQQSLRIHTGLAEEIIKYTRTDQFKGLLEAQQNLAAGADPSSQFDAIEELIARDTPLPEVLRLLCIYSCISGGIKPKEFDQFRRLILEGYGYQHILTLNNLEKLQLFLSRSSPLAEMIPMTGASGNPTGTKTNYTYLRKLLRLIVDEVQEDDPNDIAYVYSGYAPLSVRLVQCVLQKQYLLKVTRGNGASAATGGPAAQGWHGFDEAVKHVRGQTFYELQKGEEKAVKARALLSGGTEKQTVFVVFVGGITFTEIAALRFIAKQEESRRNIVICTTSIINGDRMMDAAIERESFAKDNGKPASPTP, from the exons ATGGCTCCTAGAGCTGGCTTCAATACGGAACAGATAAAGGACAAGGCGCGCAAGGACCTCCTTTATCTGCTCGAGGCT GTTCGTGGAAAGAAGAACCTCATTCTTGAGCGCAGCTTGGCCGGCCCAATTGGCACCATCGTCAAGGTCGCCACTCTCCAGGAATACGGCGTGGACaagtttttctttctcgaGAACAAGAATGCAGATACGAGCCAGCGGAATGTCATCTTCATAGCTCGCGGGGAGTGCGCGCGTCATGCACAAACAATAGCAG AGCAGATTCGACGTTTACAGCGCGAGAGCCAGACCGGCCATGAGTTCCACATCTTCTGGGTACCTCGGCGGACCCTTGTCTCTGACAAActgctggaggaggcgggcgtcTTGGGCGATGTCAACATCTCTGAGTTGCCGTTGTATTTCTTTCCTCTGGAGAAAGACGTTCTCTCGCTCGAGCTGGATGAATCTTTTCGCGATCTTTATCTCTCGAGGGATGTCACGCCGTCATTCCTGCTCGCCAAAGCTCTGATGGAAATCCAACAGAATCATGGCCTGTTCCCCCGGATCATCGGCAAAGGCGACAACGCGAAACGAGTGGCTGAGCTTTTGGCGCGAATGAGACAAGAGATACTTGCTGGCGAAGATGCAAATGAGACGAACAGAGGCGGCTTGACACCGAGCACGCTCATCGAGAGTGTCATAATAATCGATCGCGAAGTGGACTTTGTCACCCCTTTGCTGACCCAGCTGACGTATGAGGGACTCATTGATGAGGTATTTGGCATCCAGAACAACCAAGCTGAAGTCGACACTACCGTGGTTGGTGCCCCGTCCcagtcctcgacggccagTGCGCAGGCTAGGAAACGAAAGATTCAGTTGGATTCCTCCGACAAGCTATACGAGCAACTCCGGGATACTAACTTTGCTATTGTGGGCAGCTTGCTCAACAAAGTTGCTCGCCGCCTACAGAACTTGCAAAAGGACTACGAGGGTCGGAATAGCCATAAGTCGATCGCGGAGCTCAAAGACTTTGTCAGTAAGCTGCCGGGGTACCAAGCCGAGCAGCAAAGCCTTAGGATTCATACAGGCTTGGCGGAGGAAATTATAAAGTATACGCGGACAGACCAGTTCAAAGGTCTTTTGGAAGCCCAACAAAATCTTGCGGCTGGCGCAGACCCTTCCTCACAGTTTGACGCCATTGAGGAGCTGATAGCTCGTGATACACCGTTGCCGGAAGTTCTCAGGCTGCTTTGCATCTATTCGTGCATATCAGGCGGGATCAAACCCAAGGAGTTTGACCAGTTCCGGCGGCTTATACTGGAAGGCTACGGCTACCAACACATTCTGACTCTGAACAATctcgagaagctccagctGTTTCTGTCACGATCTTCCCCCTTGGCGGAAATGATTCCCATGACTGGCGCCAGTGGGAATCCCACAGGGACGAAGACCAACTACACTTATCTTCGCAAACTGCTTCggctcatcgtcgacgaagtCCAGGAAGACGATCCCAACGACATTGCATACGTCTACAGCGGATACGCGCCGTTGTCAGTCCGACTTGTCCAGTGTGTTTTGCAGAAGCAATATCTGCTCAAAGTCACGAGGGGGAACGGGGCCAGCGCTGCAACGGGAGGACCTGCAGCACAGGGCTGGCATGGGTTCGACGAGGCTGTCAAGCACGTTCGTGGGCAGACGTTTTACGAACTGcagaagggcgaggagaaAGCTGTAAAGGCTCGGGCCTTGTTGTCAGGAGGAACTGAAAAGCAGACGGTATTCGTTGTGTTCGTCGGAGGCATAACGTTCACCGAGATTGCTGCTCTGCGGTTCATCGCGAAGCAGGAAGAAT CTCGAAGAAACATCGTCATATGTACGACGTCGATAATAAACGGTGACCGGATGATGGACGCAGCGATCGAGAGGGAATCGTTTGCGAAAGATAATGGCAAGCCTGCAAGCCCAAC
- a CDS encoding Putative ubiquitin-conjugating enzyme E2, ubiquitin-conjugating enzyme/RWD: MASSFASKRLAKELSKLNTDLPPGIDLISADNFEEWFMDIRVLDDNPLYKDQVYRLKFKFSQQYPIEPPEVTFVKTTERPIPMHPHIYSNGIICLDLLGSQGWSPVQNVESVCMSIQSMLTGNEKNERPAGDDEFVKSNRLRPRDIDFYYHDNTV, translated from the exons ATGGCGTCCAGCTTCGCCTCCAAGCGGCTGGCCAAAGAGCTTTCCAAG CTCAACACCGACCTACCCCCTGGTATTGATCTCATTTCGGCCGACAACTTTGAAGAATGGTTCATGGACATTAGGGTTTTGGACGACAACCCGCTGTACAAAGACCAGGTCTACAGACTCAAGTTCAAGTTCTCACAACAATACCCTATAG AACCCCCAGAGGTTACCTTCGTTAAGACGACCGAGCGACCGATTCCCATGCACCCTCACATCTACTCTAATGGCATAATTTGCCTGGACTTGCTCGGCAGCCAGGGCTGGAGTCCCGTGCAAAACGTTGAGAGCGTCTGCATGAGCATACAGAGCATGCTGACTGGCAACGAGAAAAACGAAAGACCGGCGGGGGACGACGAGTTCGTCAAAAGCAACAGACTGCGACCTAGAGACATTGACTTCTACTATCATGATAACACTGTCTGA
- a CDS encoding Putative serine/threonine-protein kinase, active — MSFSNMLSRLQGQPESYDKKAKYRFGRTLGAGTYGIVREADGPTGKCAVKIILKKNVKGNERMVYDELDMLQRLKHPHIVKFLDWFESRDKYYIVTELATGGELFDRICEQGKFTEKDASQTIKQVLEAVNYLHQNNVVHRDLKPENLLYLTRDAESDLVLADFGIAKMLDRKDEVLTTMAGSFGYAAPEVMLKKGHGKPVDMWSMGVITYTLLCGYSPFRSENLQDLIDECSNAQVVFHERYWKDVSDDAKDFILHLLQPEPVKRWSSEEALRHPWLSGENATDHNLLPEIKAYIAKARLRRGIEMVKLANRIETLKAQEEDTEDSDFPADAISAADQSKHVGAHDIAVGEKRSLSKTIKGAIFREVVLAKVREMKQQEDTLKVKEEAEKEHKRRSFQG; from the exons ATGAGTT TCTCCAACATGCTGAGCAGGCTGCAGGGTCAGCCCGAGAGCTACGACAAGAA GGCCAAATACCGCTTCGGACGCACCCTTGGAGCTGGAACGTACGGTATCGTCCGTGAGGCTGACGGTCCCACTGGCAAGTGCGCCGTGAAGATTATCCTGAAGAAGAACGTCAAGGGCAATGAAAGGATGGTATACGACGAGTTGGACATGCTCCAGCGCCTCAAGCACCCCCATATCGTCAAGTTTCTCGACTGGTTCGAGTCGCGT GACAAGTACTACATCGTTACTGAGCTGGCTACGGGCGGAGAGCTCTTCGATCGGATTTGCGAGCAGGGTAAGTTCACGGAGAAGGACGCTTCGCAAACCATCAAGCAGGTCCTTGAGGCCGTCAACTACCTGCACCAGAACAACGTTGTGCACAGAG ATCTGAAGCCCGAGAACCTTCTCTATCTGACCAGAGACGCCGAGTCTGACCTGGTCCTGGCCGACTTCGGTATCGCGAAGATGCTCGACAGGAAGGACGAGGTTCTTACAACAATGGCCGGCTCCTTTGGCTATGCAGCCCCCGAAGTCATGCTGAAGAAGGGTCACGGCAAGCCCGTGGACATGTGGTCTATGGGTGTCATCACATACACTCTTCTCTGCGGTTATTCTCCTTTCCGCTCCGAGAACCTCCAGGACCTCATCGATGAGTGCAGTAATGCCCAGGTCGTTTTCCATGAGCGTTACTGGAAGGATGTCAGCGACGATGCCAAAGACTTCATCCTGCATCTTCTGCAACCGGAGCCCGTGAAGCGCTGGTCGAGTGAG GAGGCTCTCCGTCACCCCTGGCTCAGCGGAGAGAACGCCACCGACCACAACTTGCTTCCCGAGATCAAGGCGTACATTGCCAAGGCTCGTCTCCGCCGCGGCATCGAAATGGTCAAGCTTGCCAACAGAATCGAAACCCTCAAGGCCCAGGAGGAAGACACGGAAGACTCGGATTTCCCGGCCGATGCAATCAGCGCAGCCGACCAGTCCAAGCACGTCGGCGCGCATGACAtcgccgttggcgagaaGCGGAGTTTGTCAAAGACGATCAAGGGGGCCATCTTCCGCGAGGTTGTCCTTGCCAAGGTCCGCGAAATGAAGCAGCAGGAGGATACGCTCaaggtgaaggaggaggcggagaagGAGCACAAAAGACGCAGCTTCCAGGGCTGA
- a CDS encoding Class II Aminoacyl-tRNA synthetase/Biotinyl protein ligase (BPL) and lipoyl protein ligase (LPL), with protein sequence MQIQVKVFSRSARPAYRLTFLSQSPIPPPLWLKSSIVARSRPSCRAISSSPFRYQIDSEQLPTMAPKSKFELKTPKGTKDWFGKDMLIREKIFSQLKGVFQKHGGMELDTPVFELKEILSGKYGEDSKLIYDLADQGGELTSLRYDLTVPFARWLAMNKDIQSVKRYHISKVYRRDQPAMNKGRMREFYQCDFDIAGTYDSMLPDAEIIRIVVEVFEGLGWNGNYTIKLNHRKILDGIFEVCGVPEDKIRTISSAVDKLDKLPWADVRKEMTEEKGLDGEVADRIGEWVVQKGKQDLLRKLQRDDKLSANASMKAGMADLELLFNYLEAFGALDRVSFDLSLARGLDYYTGVIYEVVTEGSAPAAIPDADDKTVKSKKKSKSKDKDDEDRSDDPSVGVGSVAAGGRYDNLVGMFSGKTQIPCVGVSFGIERIFSITKARMQAESEAPQSTVDVFVMSLGSKAGLIKERLEVCSKLWDAGVKAEFLYKVKPKLPPQFKAAESNATPFAIILGDDEVQKGVVRIKELGLPEGHPQKDGELVDMASLVPEVQKRLSRKRELDGLARQAEGLRVVGGMRGEDIKPASASAKVVEEPAAGSAAAAPEGEKLAETTEESKPAPNA encoded by the exons ATGCAGATCCAGGTGAAGGTTTTCTCGAGGTCCGCCCGACCGGCCTACCGACTGACTTTTCTTTCTCAAAGCCCAATTCCACCTCCTCTTTGGCTTAAAAGCAGCATCGTCGCCCGAAGCAGACCCAGTTGTCGCGCAATTTCTTCGTCGCCCTTTCGTTACCAGATCGATAGCGAACAGTTACCCACCATGGCGCCCAAATCGAAGTTCGAGCTGAAGACCCCCAAGGGCACCAAGGACT GGTTCGGCAAGGACATGCTTATCCGCGAGAAGATTTTCTCGCAACTGAAGGGCGTTTTCCAAAAGCATGGTGGCATGGAACTTGACACCCCCGTTTTCGAGCTGAAGGAGATTTTGTCCGGCAAG TACGGCGAAGACTCAAAGCTCATCTACGACCTTGCCGACCAGGGTGGTGAGCTCACCTCCCTGAGATACGATTTGACAGTCCCTTTCGCACGATGGCTCGCCATGAACAAGGACATTCAGAGCGTCAAGCGCTACCACATTTCAAAGGTCTATCGCCG TGACCAGCCTGCCATGAACAAGGGCCGCATGCGCGAATTCTACCAGTGCGATTTCGACATCGCCGGCACCTACGACTCTATGCTCCCGGACGCCGAAATCATCCGaatcgtcgtcgaggtcttTGAAGGCCTCGGCTGGAACGGAAACTACACCATCAAACTCAACCACCGCAAGATCCTCGACGGTATTTTCGAGGTGTGCGGTGTGCCCGAAGACAAGATCCGGACGATATCATCCGCCGTTGACAAGCTCGATAAGCTCCCCTGGGCGGATGTTCGTAAGGAAATGACTGAAGAGAAGGGTCTGGACGGAGAGGTTGCGGACAGAATCGGCGAGTGGGTAGTCCAAAAGGGTAAGCAGGACCTGCTCCGCAAACTGCAGCGGGATGACAAGCTCTCGGCCAACGCCTCCATGAAGGCCGGCATGGCTGACCTGGAGCTCCTGTTCAACTACCTCGAGGCCTTCGGTGCCCTTGACAGAGTGTCGTTTGACCTCTCTCTTGCCCGTGGCCTGGACTACTACACGGGCGTCATCTATGAAGTTGTCACGGAAGGATCAGCACCTGCTGCTATCCCTGACGCGGACGACAAGACAGTcaagtccaagaagaagagcaagagcaaggacaaggacgacgaggaccgcTCTGACGATCCTAGCGTCGGTGTTGGCAgtgtcgccgccggtggaCG CTATGACAATCTTGTCGGCATGTTCTCTGGCAAAACCCAGATTCCATGCGTTGGT GTTTCTTTTGGCATTGAAAGAATATTCAGCATCACCAAGGCCAGGATGCAGGCCGAGAGCGAAGCCCCTCAAAGCACGGTTGACGTCTTTGTCATGTCCTTAGGATCCAAGGCCGGTCTGATCAAAGAGCGACTTGAGGTCTGCTCGAAGCTGTGGGATGCGGGCGTCAAG GCCGAGTTTCTGTACAAAGTAAAGCccaagctgccgccgcagtTCAAGGCAGCGGAATCCAACGCGACGCCGTTTgccatcatcctcggcgatgacgaggtgCAGAAGGGTGTAGTCCGGATCAAGGAGCTGGGTCTGCCCGAGGGCCACCCTCAGAAGGACGGCGAGCTTGTTGATATGGCGTCGCTCGTCCCTGAGGTGCAAAAGCGTCTGTCACGAAAGCGCGAgcttgatggcctcgccAGACAGGCCGAGGGCCTGAGGGTCGTAGGTGGTATGCGGGGTGAGGACATCAAGCCAGCATCTGCGTCGGCCAAGGTGGTTGAGGAGCCCGCCGCTGGttctgccgccgctgctccGGAGGGAGAGAAGCTTGCGGAGACGACCGAGGAGAGTAAACCCGCGCCGAACGCATAG
- a CDS encoding Putative Type 1 protein exporter: MSAANTGTAPPDGLPPATFTLVDDKNNTKHSTSISNEEPTPEVKIRPEREPTFKDYLRVFTYATKWDIFAYFAAGLASIAAGTTLPLMNIVFGQLISQFNAFGATTTADDFKRVADRQALYLFILFLARWILNYINKFGFRMIGIRLSAAIRLHYLQRLFGQTIHVLDSMPAGAAAATITSTANTLQIGISEKLGVFLEFNGTIWTAIIVAFIYSWSLTLVTASVILFILFVLAVLLPFVIKGHTQMTKAEGKASAVASEAFSSIRIVTACGAENRVAARYAHWVTVARQKGQSTAPLIALQFGLVFFALFGAFGLAFWYGTHSWVDGRVNNVGEVIIVLMSVMLVVMSLERISTPLLAISKAMVAACEFLTVIDAPRPRTGELKDPQVSANQNIEFKGVTFAYPSRPHVKVLDGLDLTIEAGKVTAIVGPSGSGKSTIVGLIERWYTLQDQHVIAKTIEKDKTKETQKTKGKKKVRDDSDKEEISKTEETGAAVELKGSITTSGHALDDIELKWWRSQIGLVQQEPFLFNDTIFKNVAYGLIGSQWEDEPEEKRRELVKEACQESFADEFIDRLPDGYDTQVGDSGAKLSGGQRQRIAIARSIVRKPKIVILDEATSAIDVRGERIVQAALDKVSKNRTTITIAHRLSTIKQADRIVVLKKGKVVEQGTHESLLEDDEGVYYGLVHAQQLSLGDQTEDNNNDNKKEELDAVLAREKSATRVEVDSTRQKTEATNRNIFQSFGLLLYEQRDRWLLCILTVVFAACCAAGTPLQAWLFAKVIVVFNPENSPDKIRSDSNFWSLMWAVLAIGVGLSYFFMGFVSTHLSHFICAAYRQQYFEAILFQKTSFYDEEENAHGSLTARVAGDPKQLEELLGINMAMVYTAIFNIIGTLVIAFAFGWKIALVALCVTMPISILAGYLRFKYEIEFDKMNAAVFAESSKFAAESIGAFRTVSALTLEDTTCSRYEDLLKSHVNHAFKKARWNSFVFGFSDSVSLACQALIFWYGSRLLASGEYSPQTFFISFMAVFQGAEAAGQGLSFGPNAAQVTGASNRILNMRKSRNQDLIPATEKIPDADGGVQIELRDIHFKYPTRDVSVFKGLSLTVEKGQFAALVGASGCGKTSIVSLMERFYDVQKGAILCNGKNINDVNVYEYRKQLSLVAQEPTLFQGTIRENILLGVDDKAVTDEQLYQVCRDASIHDFIISLPEGYSTDIGSKGVSLSGGQKQRVAIARALIRNPNILLLDEATSSLDSESEKLVQAAFEKAGKGRTMLVVAHRLATVQNADVIFVLGEGKLLEKGSHSELLKKKGVYWHMCHSQALDR; encoded by the exons ATGAGCGCTGCTAATACAGGCACCGCCCCGCCAGATGGGTTACCGCCAGCGACCTTCACTCTCGTTGACGACAAGAACAATACGAAGCACTCCACATCCATCAGTAACGAGGAGCCGACTCCCGAAGTCAAGATTAGACCCGAGCGAGAGCCCACTTTCAAAGACTACCTACGCGTCTTCACATATGCCACAAAGTGGGACATTTTTGCGTACTTCGCTGCCGGTCTTGCTTCGATTGCTGCCGGCACTACCTTGCCATTGATGAACA TCGTCTTCGGTCAGCTCATCAGCCAGTTCAATGCATTCGGTGCCACAACCACAGCAGATGACTTCAAGAGAGTCGCTGACAGACAGGCCCTCTACCTCTTCATTTTGTTCTTGGCTCGATGGATACTTAACTACATCAACAAGTTTGGCTTCCGGATGATCGGGATTCGGTTgtccgccgccatccgctTACACTACCTCCAACGTCTTTTTGGCCAGACTATCCACGTACTCGATTCGATGCCggctggggcggcggctgccaCCATCACCTCCACCGCCAACACCCTTCAGATCGGCATATCAGAAAAACTCGGGGTCTTTCTCGAGTTCAACGGCACTATCTGGACAGCTATCATCGTGGCTTTCATCTACAGCTGGTCCCTAACTCTTGTTACAGCATCTGTCATCCTGTTCATTTTATTTGTCCTGGCGGTCCTGCTGCCTTTCGTCATCAAAGGCCACACTCAGATGACAAAAGCGGAGGGTAAGGCTTCAGCTGTCGCTAGTGAGGCGTTTTCAAGCATCCGAATCGTCACCGCTTGTGGCGCGGAAAACCGCGTTGCTGCTCGCTATGCGCACTGGGTTACTGTTGCGCGACAGAAGGGCCAATCTACGGCTCCTTTGATAGCACTTCAGTTCGGTCTTGTC TTCTTTGCTCTCTTCGGTGCATTTGGTCTTGCCTTCTGGTATGGTACACATTCCTGGGTGGACGGACGAGTCAACAATGTTGGCGAGGTTATCAT CGTCCTGATGTCGGTCATGCTCGTCGTCATGTCTCTCGAGCGTATCAGTACACCTCTGCTTGCCATCAGCAAGGCAATGGTAGCAGCATGCGAGTTCCTCACTGTCATTGACGCTCCCCGTCCGAGAACCGGTGAGCTGAAGGACCCCCAGGTTTCCGCCAACCAGAATATTGAATTCAAGGGCGTCACCTTCGCTTATCCAAGCCGACCGCACGTCAAAGTCTTGGATGGCTTGGACCTGACCATCGAGGCTGGCAAAGTCACAGCCATCGTCGGgccctcgggctcgggcaaGAGTACCATAGTGGGCCTGATTGAGCGCTGGTACACCCTGCAAGACCAGCACGTTATCGCCAAGACAATCGAAAAGGACAAGACGAAAGAAACCCAGAAGacgaaaggaaaaaagaaggtCAGAGATGATTCGGACAAGGAGGAGATATCCAAAACCGAGGAAACTGGAGCTGCCGTTGAACTGAAGGGTTCTATCACCACCTCTGGGCATGCTCTCGACGATATCGAGCTGAAATGGTGGCGGTCTCAGATCGGTTTGGTCCAGCAAGAGCCTTTCTTGTTCAACGACACCATCTTCAAGAATGTCGCCTACGGTCTTATTGGTTCCCAATGGGAAGACGAACCCGAAGAAAAGAGGAGGGAGCTTGTCAAGGAGGCTTGCCAGGAATCGTTTGCAGATGAGTTCATCGACCGCCTGCCGGAT GGGTATGACACTCAAGTTGGTGATAGTGGAGCAAAGCTTTCTGGTGGCCAACGCCAGCGCATTGCAATTGCTCGAAGCATCGTTCGGAAGCCGAAGATTGTTATACTGGACGAGGCCACCAGTGCCATTGATGTCCGGGGGGAGAGGATTGTTCAAGCTGCCCTCGACAAGGTCTCTAAAAATCGGACGACGATTACCATTGCTCATCGTCTTTCGACCATCAAACAAGCCGATCGGATTGTTGTCCTGAAGAAAGGCAAGGTGGTTGAACAAGGCACCCACGAGAGCCTtctcgaggatgacgagggagTGTACTATGGGCTGGTTCACGCTCAACAGCTTTCACTCGGTGACCAAACGGaagacaacaacaatgaCAATAAGAAGGAAGAGCTGGACGCAGTTCTAGCCCGAGAGAAGAGCGCCACAAGAGTGGAGGTCGACAGCACACGCCAGAAGACCGAAGCAACGAACCGCAACATATTCCAGAGCTTCGGCCTGTTGCTCTACGAGCAGCGAGACCGCTGGCTGCTCTGCATTTTGACTGTAGTCTTCGCAGCTTGCTGTGCGGCCGGAACTCCTCTGCAGGCCTGGCTGTTTGCAAAGGTCATAGTGGTTTTCAACCCCGAAAACAGCCCGGACAAGATCCGTAGCGACAGCAACTTTTGGTCGCTCATGTGGGCTGTGCTGGCTATCGGTGTCGGCTTGTCGTACTTCTTCATGGGATTCGTGTCGACTCACTTGTCACATTTCATCTGCGCAGCTTACAGGCAGCAATACTTCGAGGCCATCCTGTTCCAGAAGACCTCGTTttacgacgaggaggagaatgCCCACGGCAGCCTGACCGCAAGGGTAGCCGGTGACCCCAAgcagctggaagagctgCTCGGCATCAACATGGCCATGGTGTACACGGCAATCTTCAACATCATTGGCACTCTAGTCATCGCCTTTGCATTCGGATGGAAGATTGCCTTGGTTGCCCTCTGCGTCACAATGCCCATCAGTATACTAGCTGGCTATCTTCGATTCAAGTACGAGATCGAATTCGACAAGATGAACGCGGCGGTGTTCGCCGAGAGCTCCAAGTTCGCCGCTGAATCCATTGGAGCTTTCCGAACCGTGTCGGCACTGACCTTGGAAGACACCACATGCTCGCGATACGAGGATCTCCTTAAAAGTCACGTCAACCATGCTTTCAAGAAAGCCAGGTGGAACAGCTTCGTTTTCGGATTCTCAGACTCAGTTTCTTTGGCCTGCCAGGCTCTCATATTCTGGTATGGAAGCCGGCTGCTGGCCTCTGGAGAATACAGCCCTCAAACATTTTTCATCTCTTTTATGGCAGTGTtccagggcgccgaggctgCAGGTCAAGGTCTCAGTTTCGGGCCCAACGCAGCTCAGGTTACAGGAGCTTCGAACCGGATACTCAACATGCGCAAGTCCAGAAACCAGGACCTCATTCCGGCCACAGAGAAGATCCCAGACGCCGATGGAGGTGTCCAGATCGAGTTGCGCGACATCCATTTCAAGTACCCGACTCGTGACGTCTCTGTTTTCAAGGGGCTCAGTCTGACCGTCGAGAAAGGTCAGTTCGCTGCTCTCGTTGGGGCATCTGGCTGCGGCAAGACGAGCATTGTCTCATTGATGGAGCGCTTCTATGACGTGCAAAAGGGGGCTATCCTTTGCAACGGTAAGAATATCAACGACGTCAACGTTTACGAGTACCGGAAGCAGCTGTCGTTGGTGGCCCAGGAACCCACCTTGTTCCAGGGGACAATCCGGGAGAACATCCTTTTAGGAGTGGACGACAAAGCTGTGACCGACGAACAGTTGTATCAGGTATGTCGCGATGCTTCCATTCACGACTTCATCATCTCCCTTCCGGAGGGTTACAGCACAGACATTGGCAGCAAGGGAGTCTCTCTGTCCGGTGGCCAGAAGCAGCGAGTGGCCATTGCTCGCGCGCTCATCAGAAACCCAAATATTCTGCTCCTTGATGAAGCGACGAGCTCTCTAGACTCCGAGTCAGAGAAGTTGGTCCAGGCTGCCTTTGAGAAAGCAGGAAAGGGCCGCACCATGTTGGTTGTTGCTCATCGTCTCGCGACGGTGCAGAATGCAGATGTCATCTTCGTCCTGGGAGAAGGCAAGCTgctggagaagggcagcCACTCGGagctgctgaagaagaagggggtgTATTGGCACATG TGTCACAGCCAGGCGCTCGACCGATAG
- a CDS encoding Putative alpha/beta hydrolase-1, serine aminopeptidase, S33: MYSLFSSAVEPRTATIIATTVVATLSVLSLARLALYPKWGTAISNPLKTKIPTLEADEVKKLPYHPDSFPGARDVETPYGSIRIYEWGPTTGPKVILIHGITTSCMTLGPIAHALAARGCRVMLFDLFGRGFSDGVGDLPHDARLYTTQVLLALASSPLAWSGTSSIRVIGYSLGGAIAASFAAAFPHMVESLVLLAPAGLIRAENFGVLAQLTFQSGLVPERILAALTRKRLQKPLAGKRSNAVAEEDDPAETFVDIAAAEVSGPKGTADGEDVQVERKVREYVPWMVAHHEGFVPAFMSCARWAPLTGQHETWRALGKRVKGTTAVFIGRTDEVIDVRHYVKDGLPLLGGKENVLWKVLPGGHDFVMTKTEFIMRELDSLWGFEGAVMR; encoded by the exons ATGTACTCCCTTTTCAGTTCGGCTGTCGAACCGCGAACAGCGACAATCATCGCCACGACCGTCGTTGCCACGCTCTCCGTCCTCTCCCTTGCCCGGCTCGCACTCTACCCCAAATGGGGCACCGCCATTTCCAACCCGCTCAAGACCAAGATCCCCACGCTTGAGGCCGATGAGGTCAAGAAACTGCCCTACCATCCGGACTCTTTCCCGGGGGCCCGGGACGTCGAGACACCG TACGGCTCCATCCGCATCTACGAATGGGGCCCCACTACTGGCCCCAAGGTCATTCTCATCCACGGCATCACTACCTCCTGCATGACCCTGGGCCCCATCGcccacgccctcgccgcccgcggcTGCCGTGTCATGCTCTTCGACCTCTTCGGCCGTGGCTTCtccgacggcgtcggcgacctccCCCATGACGCTCGGCTATACACCACGCAGGTtctgctcgccctcgcctcctcgccgctcGCCTGGTCCGGCACGAGCTCCATCCGGGTCATAGGCTactccctcggcggcgccatcgccgcctccttcgccgccgcgtTCCCGCATATGGTCGAGAGCCTCGTGCTCCTCGCACCCGCGGGTCTCATCCGCGCCGAGAACTTTGGCGTTCTCGCCCAGCTGACGTTCCAGTCGGGTCTCGTCCCTGAGCggatcctcgccgccctcacgCGCAAGAGGCTGCAGAAGCCGCTGGCGGGCAAGCGCTcaaacgccgtcgccgaggaagacgaccCGGCGGAGACATTCGTCGACATCGCGGCCGCGGAGGTTTCGGGACCCAAGGGCActgccgatggcgaggacgtACAGGTCGAGCGGAAGGTGCGCGAGTACGTCCCCTGGATGGTGGCGCATCACGAGGGCTTCGTGCCGGCGTTCATGTCGTGCGCGCGGTGGGCGCCGCTGACGGGGCAGCACGAGACGTGGCGCGCGTTGGGGAAGAGGGTGAAGGGGACGACGGCCGTATTCATTGGCAGGACGGATGAGGTCATCGACGTCAGGCACTATGTCAAGGACGGGCTGCCGTTGTTGGGCGGCAAGGAGAATGTGCTGTGGAAGGTTCTTCCTGGCGGTCATGATTTCGTGATGACCAAGACAGAGTTCATTATGCGCGAGTTGGACTCGTTGTGGGGCTTTGAAGGTGCGGTAATGAGGTAA